A part of Coriobacteriia bacterium genomic DNA contains:
- a CDS encoding D-alanine--D-alanine ligase, producing MSRSARQIAVLMGGRSAEREVSLNTGAQVAGALEEHGHQVVCLDTDDLGFIERLRSGGFDVAFICLHGRFGEDGTIQGLLEILGVPYVGSGVLASALAMDKVASKHIFAASGLPTPASMAFTEMPEDAAAVNAALGTKLVVKPVSEGSSVGMSIVHTPEELLPALELAFKHDKAVLVEAFIAGAEVTVGVIGNRDLTALPTLEVVPEHEFYDYESKYVPGMSRHIIPARVSEIARAECQRVAIEAHVALGCRGMSRADTIVSDEGVVYLLEVNTIPGMTSTSLLPDAARAAGIEFPDLCDRLVELALER from the coding sequence ATGTCGCGTTCCGCGCGACAGATCGCCGTCCTCATGGGCGGCCGCTCGGCCGAACGAGAGGTGTCGCTGAACACGGGAGCGCAGGTAGCGGGCGCCCTTGAGGAGCACGGCCATCAGGTCGTGTGTCTGGACACGGACGACCTCGGATTCATAGAGCGTCTGCGTTCCGGCGGCTTCGATGTGGCGTTCATCTGCCTGCACGGCCGCTTTGGCGAAGACGGGACGATTCAAGGTCTGCTCGAGATCCTCGGCGTTCCCTACGTGGGCTCTGGCGTTCTTGCGAGCGCGCTCGCAATGGACAAGGTAGCGTCCAAGCACATCTTCGCCGCCTCAGGGCTGCCGACGCCGGCGTCGATGGCCTTCACCGAGATGCCCGAGGACGCCGCGGCGGTGAATGCAGCGCTCGGGACGAAGCTCGTGGTCAAGCCCGTGAGTGAGGGGTCATCGGTGGGCATGTCGATCGTGCATACACCTGAGGAGCTCCTGCCGGCGCTCGAGCTGGCGTTCAAGCACGACAAGGCCGTGCTGGTCGAGGCCTTCATCGCAGGTGCCGAGGTAACGGTCGGTGTCATCGGCAATCGGGATCTCACCGCCCTGCCCACACTCGAGGTAGTGCCGGAGCACGAGTTCTACGACTATGAGTCGAAGTACGTGCCCGGCATGAGCCGGCACATCATCCCGGCGCGCGTGAGCGAGATAGCCAGGGCCGAGTGCCAGCGCGTCGCGATCGAGGCGCACGTCGCCCTCGGCTGTCGAGGGATGTCGCGCGCGGACACGATCGTGTCGGACGAGGGTGTGGTCTATCTGCTCGAGGTGAACACGATTCCCGGCATGACCTCGACCAGCCTGCTGCCGGACGCTGCGCGCGCGGCGGGGATCGAGTTCCCGGACCTGTGCGACCGGCTCGTGGAACTCGCGCTCGAGCGCTAG
- a CDS encoding ferrous iron transport protein A, whose translation MTSRHHHGQSGAGGGRRAGFGRTIEDAHTLAALRPGARATIERIDCPQARAQALRLGMGEGATVSCITSIPAGPVVLRSGRQEVAVGRGLARRIRTGGEVA comes from the coding sequence ATGACATCCCGCCATCACCACGGTCAGAGCGGCGCAGGCGGCGGTCGGCGCGCGGGCTTCGGCCGCACGATCGAGGACGCGCACACGCTGGCGGCGCTCCGTCCCGGCGCGCGTGCCACGATCGAGCGCATAGACTGCCCGCAGGCGCGCGCTCAGGCACTGCGGCTCGGCATGGGCGAGGGCGCGACCGTAAGCTGCATCACCTCGATTCCCGCCGGGCCTGTCGTTCTGCGGTCTGGCCGGCAGGAGGTCGCAGTCGGCCGCGGTCTGGCTCGCCGCATCCGCACCGGCGGGGAGGTGGCGTAG
- the feoB gene encoding ferrous iron transport protein B, with the protein MSTCRTPVATEVRGTSPTLVLTGNPNVGKSVFFNRLTGTYVDVSNFPGTTVEIMRGRHGDREVLDTPGVYGVGSFNDEEAVARDVILDADCVVNVVDAAHPERDFFLTLQLVDMGLPIIVALNMADEARAQGVAIDRDLLEDLLGVPVVETVAVDGAGFDTLLARLPEARPGHSDPVLETDLLPVAALVGSRAAALLVLEGDETVAGRLGVDPGDLRDVIYTRRRARVDDIVGHVLSASDQGLSLATRISRIMLEPLTGIPLLLGLLAAVYVVLGQWIAGGVVGFTEGTLMAGYWEPFVRSLVESFSVPGTALHTFLAGEFGVLTMTPTYLIGVILPLVAGFYLLMALLEDSGYLPRIAALADRALTGLGLNGRAVIPLILGLGCVTMGTLTTRILGSKRERFIATALMAIAVPCSAQIAVIATLMGRVGGWYAAAYLAVLLVIFVGVGTLLNRLTPGASTDLLIDLPPLRLPRIGNVVKKTAIKVWGFMREVALFFLAGATLISVLDLTGALAAIQATATPLTVSWLHLPPEAATAFVMGFVRRDFGAAGFFAMDLSAVQLLVAMVTITLFVPCIASMMVILKERGWRYLLGLFSGSVGFAFLLGGLLTRALEVVA; encoded by the coding sequence ATGAGCACCTGCCGCACGCCTGTCGCCACGGAGGTGCGGGGCACGTCACCGACGCTCGTGCTTACCGGCAACCCGAACGTGGGCAAGTCGGTGTTCTTCAACCGTCTCACCGGCACCTACGTCGACGTCAGCAACTTCCCGGGCACGACCGTGGAGATCATGCGCGGGCGTCACGGCGACCGCGAAGTCCTCGATACGCCCGGTGTCTACGGTGTCGGGTCTTTCAACGACGAAGAGGCTGTCGCGCGCGACGTCATCCTCGACGCCGACTGTGTGGTGAACGTGGTCGATGCCGCACATCCCGAGCGGGACTTCTTCCTGACCCTGCAGCTGGTGGACATGGGCCTGCCGATCATCGTGGCGCTCAACATGGCCGATGAGGCCAGGGCGCAGGGGGTGGCCATCGATCGGGACCTGCTCGAGGACCTTCTCGGCGTGCCCGTGGTCGAGACGGTCGCGGTGGACGGCGCCGGCTTCGATACGCTGCTGGCCCGACTGCCCGAGGCCCGACCGGGACACAGCGACCCCGTGCTGGAGACGGACTTGCTGCCTGTGGCCGCCCTCGTCGGCAGCCGCGCCGCGGCGCTCCTCGTTCTTGAGGGGGACGAGACCGTTGCCGGTCGTCTCGGCGTAGACCCCGGCGATCTTCGTGACGTCATCTACACCCGCCGAAGAGCCCGCGTGGACGACATCGTTGGCCACGTGCTGTCGGCGTCAGACCAAGGCCTGTCGCTCGCGACGCGGATCTCGCGCATCATGCTCGAACCGCTGACGGGCATCCCGCTCCTGCTGGGGCTGCTTGCCGCCGTCTACGTGGTCCTCGGACAGTGGATCGCGGGCGGGGTGGTGGGCTTCACCGAGGGAACGCTCATGGCCGGATACTGGGAACCGTTCGTGCGCTCGCTCGTCGAGTCGTTCTCGGTCCCCGGGACGGCGCTGCATACCTTCCTTGCAGGCGAGTTCGGCGTGCTCACGATGACGCCCACCTACCTCATCGGCGTCATCCTGCCGCTCGTGGCCGGCTTCTACCTGCTGATGGCGCTCCTCGAGGACTCTGGCTACCTGCCGCGCATCGCGGCGCTGGCCGATCGCGCGCTCACAGGCCTCGGCCTGAACGGGCGCGCGGTGATCCCGCTCATTCTCGGGCTCGGGTGCGTGACCATGGGCACGCTCACCACGCGGATCCTCGGCTCGAAGCGCGAGCGCTTCATCGCCACAGCGCTAATGGCTATCGCGGTGCCGTGCTCGGCGCAGATCGCGGTGATCGCGACTCTGATGGGGAGAGTCGGCGGCTGGTATGCGGCCGCCTACCTGGCGGTCCTGCTCGTCATCTTCGTAGGAGTAGGGACGCTGCTGAACCGGCTCACGCCGGGTGCGTCGACCGATCTCCTGATCGATCTTCCGCCGCTTCGTCTGCCGAGGATCGGCAACGTGGTCAAGAAGACGGCCATCAAGGTCTGGGGCTTCATGCGCGAGGTCGCGCTCTTCTTCCTGGCAGGAGCGACGCTCATCTCCGTGCTGGACCTCACCGGTGCCCTCGCGGCGATCCAGGCGACTGCGACACCGCTCACAGTCTCGTGGCTCCACCTTCCGCCTGAGGCCGCGACGGCGTTCGTGATGGGCTTCGTGCGGCGCGACTTCGGGGCCGCAGGGTTCTTCGCCATGGATCTCTCGGCGGTGCAGCTTCTGGTGGCGATGGTGACGATCACGCTCTTCGTACCATGCATCGCGAGTATGATGGTGATCCTCAAAGAGCGTGGCTGGCGATACCTGCTGGGGCTGTTCTCGGGTTC
- the sdaAA gene encoding L-serine ammonia-lyase, iron-sulfur-dependent, subunit alpha: MAHTTFAALAEAARTHGSLGAAALALESDESGRSAADLRAAMDAELRVMEEAVATGLSHRERSRSGLTGGDAARVADGPALLGQPFRDALADALAVGETNARMGRIVAAPTAGASGVLPAVLLALGKSRHASRDALVNALFAAGAVGAVIAARASLSGAAGGCQAEIGAASAMAAAAGAELYGADPETCGHAAAIALQAQLGLVCDPVGGLVELPCVMRNATGTAVALSAIELALAGVCFPIPFDEVVVAMGQVGRSLPPSLRETALGGLAATPTGRSLAEDACTPLSDGAVD; encoded by the coding sequence ATGGCGCACACGACGTTCGCCGCGCTTGCCGAGGCGGCACGCACGCACGGTTCGTTGGGAGCGGCGGCGCTCGCGCTCGAGAGCGACGAGAGCGGACGGTCTGCCGCCGACTTGCGAGCGGCGATGGATGCCGAGCTCAGGGTGATGGAGGAGGCCGTGGCAACGGGCCTCTCACACCGCGAACGCTCGCGCTCAGGGCTCACCGGAGGGGATGCCGCACGCGTCGCCGACGGGCCGGCGCTCCTCGGACAGCCGTTTCGTGACGCGCTCGCCGATGCGCTCGCCGTGGGCGAGACCAACGCGCGCATGGGACGCATCGTGGCCGCCCCTACCGCCGGAGCCTCCGGCGTGCTCCCCGCCGTCTTGCTCGCCCTCGGAAAGTCCCGTCACGCGTCGCGCGACGCGCTCGTGAACGCCTTGTTCGCCGCGGGAGCCGTGGGGGCGGTCATCGCCGCCCGGGCCAGTCTCTCAGGAGCGGCCGGTGGCTGTCAGGCCGAGATCGGGGCAGCGTCGGCCATGGCTGCCGCGGCAGGGGCCGAGCTGTACGGTGCCGACCCGGAGACCTGCGGGCACGCGGCAGCGATCGCGCTGCAGGCGCAGCTCGGACTTGTATGCGACCCTGTCGGCGGGCTCGTCGAACTGCCGTGCGTGATGCGCAACGCCACCGGAACGGCCGTCGCCCTCTCGGCGATCGAGCTCGCCCTCGCGGGCGTGTGCTTCCCCATCCCGTTCGACGAAGTCGTTGTTGCGATGGGGCAGGTTGGGCGCAGTCTGCCACCAAGCCTGCGCGAGACCGCGCTGGGAGGACTCGCTGCGACACCGACCGGCCGGAGTCTGGCCGAAGATGCATGCACGCCGCTGTCAGACGGAGCGGTAGACTGA
- a CDS encoding ATP-binding protein, translated as MAGRTTSRNGWLYKLVPARLGARLTTSIMLAAAVVFILVATIIGVSLSYYTRSLATVRAEGQLTEARTQLDLRARELDALVLALTDTDEFYQQTTGPDAAFIDDRFDPWLKNHASASAVLWMDSDGTVISSSGDEDDLRSLTELADRNPDGARGPMTLPTGPAIVAIRPVVGSVNGSSVGFVAVARTISPDWFASGNGGNTTVVAVESLPEEGGGWNAVSPPHGYRIALSRVDAGMLLIRGALSGIDGRSTLVIEISQPDPWLGEGRAWTVVLVPFGLGVVVLGVAYLLATALGRSIVGPLQRFVAYLQDQGYLALQGLRTDEGLLVEPGLPTDYAKLGEVITDLMTQLRINQSELIEAGDQALAAERAFRTVVEESPEVKILVRGGVVEIANPAAAHFFGLQLGDLLRAAPDGLFTGIQLFDEEGAPLQLLSIARQAFETPVVARCVAPEQPDRWIEFSIAFIDPMAVDYVISARNITEERRLEALRQEVLSLVSHDLRSPLTVVRGYLDILDRPLDGDRRTTAIDSARRAAQRMEGLLDDLLHATRAETVFAPRVMRPVDLSVLVEGIATSLQMGAEQEIVTSLEPGVAVLGDPVRLEQAIANLVGNALKYGPAEGQVRVGVIAHNDRAVVSVEDDGPGLSDDERETIFERGARGAAPQTTPGMGLGLYIVRVVAEAHGGLAFVDDDAKGTRFVLDLPLIKPDGIS; from the coding sequence ATGGCGGGTCGCACGACATCTCGGAACGGGTGGCTGTACAAGCTGGTTCCCGCGCGCCTGGGGGCACGCCTCACCACGAGCATCATGCTCGCGGCTGCGGTGGTGTTCATCCTCGTCGCGACGATCATCGGCGTCAGCCTCTCCTACTACACTCGGTCCCTGGCGACCGTCAGAGCCGAAGGCCAACTCACCGAGGCGCGCACCCAGCTCGACTTGCGGGCGCGCGAGCTCGACGCACTCGTTCTTGCGCTGACGGACACCGACGAGTTCTACCAGCAGACGACCGGTCCTGACGCGGCCTTCATAGACGACCGCTTCGACCCATGGCTCAAGAACCATGCGTCGGCCTCGGCGGTGCTGTGGATGGACTCGGACGGCACCGTGATCAGCTCGTCCGGCGACGAGGACGACCTGCGTTCGCTCACCGAGCTTGCCGACCGCAACCCGGACGGCGCTCGCGGGCCCATGACACTCCCCACAGGTCCGGCGATCGTGGCGATACGACCCGTGGTGGGAAGCGTGAACGGGAGCTCGGTCGGCTTCGTCGCTGTCGCTCGCACGATCTCCCCGGACTGGTTCGCTTCTGGTAACGGAGGCAACACGACGGTAGTCGCTGTCGAGTCACTGCCGGAGGAAGGCGGCGGCTGGAACGCGGTCTCTCCGCCTCACGGCTACAGGATCGCGCTGAGCCGTGTCGACGCCGGGATGCTCCTGATCCGCGGGGCCTTGAGCGGGATTGATGGACGCTCCACCCTCGTGATCGAGATCAGCCAGCCCGACCCCTGGCTGGGTGAGGGCCGCGCGTGGACCGTCGTCCTCGTGCCGTTCGGACTGGGCGTGGTCGTTCTCGGCGTCGCATACCTGCTCGCCACGGCGCTCGGTCGTAGCATCGTCGGACCGCTCCAGCGCTTCGTCGCGTACCTGCAGGACCAGGGGTATCTCGCGCTTCAGGGCCTGCGCACAGACGAGGGGTTGCTGGTGGAACCGGGCCTCCCGACGGACTACGCCAAGCTCGGCGAGGTCATCACCGACCTGATGACGCAGCTGCGCATCAACCAGTCGGAACTTATCGAGGCGGGCGACCAGGCCCTCGCAGCAGAGCGGGCGTTCCGTACCGTGGTCGAGGAGTCGCCGGAAGTGAAGATCCTCGTGCGCGGCGGGGTCGTCGAGATCGCCAACCCGGCAGCCGCGCACTTCTTCGGACTGCAGCTGGGGGACTTGCTCCGCGCTGCGCCGGACGGCCTGTTCACCGGCATCCAGCTCTTCGACGAGGAAGGCGCGCCGCTGCAGCTCCTCAGCATCGCGCGACAGGCCTTCGAGACGCCGGTCGTGGCCCGGTGCGTCGCCCCTGAACAGCCCGACCGGTGGATCGAGTTCAGCATTGCCTTCATCGATCCGATGGCCGTCGACTACGTCATCTCCGCGCGCAACATCACGGAAGAGCGACGGCTCGAAGCGTTGCGCCAGGAGGTCCTGTCGCTCGTTTCGCACGACCTGCGCAGCCCGCTCACCGTGGTGCGTGGCTACCTCGACATCCTTGACAGACCGCTCGACGGGGATCGCAGGACCACCGCCATCGACAGCGCGCGCAGGGCCGCACAGCGCATGGAGGGCCTCCTCGACGACCTTCTGCATGCCACTCGCGCAGAGACCGTGTTCGCGCCGAGAGTCATGCGGCCCGTCGACCTCTCCGTGCTCGTGGAGGGCATCGCGACGTCGCTGCAGATGGGCGCCGAACAGGAGATCGTCACCTCGCTCGAACCCGGCGTGGCGGTGCTCGGCGACCCCGTGCGTCTGGAACAGGCCATCGCTAATCTCGTCGGCAACGCCCTCAAGTACGGACCGGCCGAAGGGCAGGTGCGCGTTGGCGTGATCGCCCACAACGATCGGGCTGTCGTGAGCGTCGAGGACGATGGCCCCGGACTCTCGGACGACGAACGTGAAACGATCTTCGAGCGCGGTGCACGGGGAGCGGCGCCGCAAACCACGCCCGGCATGGGACTCGGCCTCTACATCGTCCGGGTCGTCGCGGAGGCACACGGAGGGCTCGCGTTCGTGGACGACGACGCGAAAGGCACGCGGTTCGTGCTCGATCTGCCGCTGATCAAGCCGGACGGTATCAGCTAG